The following proteins come from a genomic window of Eleginops maclovinus isolate JMC-PN-2008 ecotype Puerto Natales chromosome 8, JC_Emac_rtc_rv5, whole genome shotgun sequence:
- the nfil3 gene encoding nuclear factor interleukin-3-regulated protein: MQSIKQEEVDSEAYSGDDALVLAVALQGANGDGLGHTISAIPIKTKTSCRRKREFIPEEKKDNVYWERRRKNNEAAKRSREKRRINDMVLENKLMALGEENASLKAELLSLKLKFGLVSLAAYAQEVQNLSSSSNIDVYQELVPPGAGQSSSSRVTEPLLSRSSCISVIKHSPHMPETCTATQGCRSTEVKQEPAEHAQERSSPYELYQNYMASPLSGVYPQPAAFLQLTRSSSNSPRSSEDGGVSKSSDGEDEQQVPKGLTPSAADPRSVIVSTHKVPDASSSALPHKLRIKARSIQIKVEAIDPEYPSSSPRGCSSQSSPCPLSLQVTNMQDWSQQSEPWHRAEPQSKPSAEVKERSYALSEDLYLRQGPPELPALRRLIQAQHGSVVVSSRSAGDPHEAFSCSSA, from the coding sequence atgcAATCAATCAAGCAAGAGGAGGTGGACAGTGAGGCCTACAGCGGAGACGATGCCCTGGTGCTGGCGGTGGCGTTACAGGGGGCTAACGGGGACGGGTTGGGCCACACAATCTCTGCCATTCCCATCAAGACTAAAACCTCCTGTCGCAGGAAAAGAGAGTTCATCCcggaggagaagaaggacaaCGTTTACTGGGAGAGGCGCCGCAAAAACAACGAAGCGGCCAAACGCTCCCGGGAGAAGCGGCGCATCAACGACATGGTGCTGGAGAACAAGCTGATGGCCCTGGGGGAGGAGAACGCCTCCCTCAAGGCCGAGCTGCTGTCCCTGAAGCTCAAGTTCGGCCTGGTGAGCTTGGCGGCGTACGCCCAAGAAGTCCAGAACTTATCCAGCTCCAGCAATATCGACGTCTACCAGGAGTTAGTTCCACCCGGTGCCGGCCAGAGCTCTTCCAGCAGGGTGACGGAGCCTCTTCTGTCACGCAGCAGCTGCATATCAGTCATCAAGCATTCGCCTCACATGCCCGAGACGTGCACTGCCACTCAAGGCTGCAGGAGCACAGAGGTGAAGCAAGAACCAGCGGAGCACGCACAAGAGAGGAGCAGCCCCTACGAACTGTACCAAAACTACATGGCCAGCCCTCTGTCGGGAGTCTACCCCCAGCCCGCCGCCTTCCTGCAGCTTACCCGGTCCTCCAGCAACTCCCCCAGGAGCTCAGAGGACGGCGGCGTGAGCAAATCCTCCGACGGCGAGGACGAGCAGCAGGTCCCCAAGGGGTTAACGCCGTCTGCAGCCGACCCCAGGAGCGTCATCGTCTCCACACACAAAGTGCCGGATGCCAGTTCTTCAGCGTTGCCCCACAAGCTGCGGATTAAAGCCAGGAGCATCCAGATCAAAGTGGAGGCCATCGACCCGGAGTACCCCTCCTCGTCTCCTCGAGGATGCTCCAGTCAGTCGTCCCCCTGCCCGCTGTCCCTGCAGGTCACCAACATGCAGGACTGGAGCCAGCAGTCTGAGCCGTGGCACCGAGCAGAACCGCAGAGCAAACCCAGCGCCGAGGTCAAAGAACGTTCCTACGCACTCTCAGAGGACTTGTATCTGAGACAGGGCCCCCCGGAGCTGCCCGCCCTCAGAAGACTGATCCAAGCACAGCACGGGTCTGTGGTGGTCTCGAGCAGGAGCGCCGGCGATCCTCACGAGGCGTTTTCCTGCTCCTCCGCATGA
- the auh gene encoding methylglutaconyl-CoA hydratase, mitochondrial gives MAVQAGHRALLQALRVQAPGRAGVCRLLGASSGCRQHVCSGTGSLSPLPATRHYSSDAKEDLRVRHLDGEDSGIVVVGINRPKAKNAISKNLVNLMLEAVESIRKNNKVRSVIICSVVPGIFCAGADLKERAKMQQSEVGPFVSKARSLITELGNLPVPTIAAIDGAALGGGLEMALACDIRITSDTAKLGLVETKLAIIPGAGGTQRLPRAIGVSLAKELIFAARVVDGAEACRLGLANHSVEQNKSGDAAYLRALELAREINPQGPIAVRMAKLAINQGIEVDLSTGLAIEEACYAQVIPTKDRLEGLAAFKEKRRPQFKGE, from the exons ATGGCGGTGCAAGCAGGACACAGAGCCCTGCTGCAAGCCCTCCGAGTGCAGGCACCGGGCCGGGCCGGGGTGTGCCGGCTGCTAGGAGCCTCCTCCGGGTGCAGACAACATGTCTGCTCCGGTACCGGCTCGCTCTCTCCTCTGCCGGCGACACGACACTACAGCTCGGACGCGAAGGAGGACCTCCGAGTCAGGCACCTGGACGGAGAGGACTCCG GTATCGTTGTCGTCGGGATAAATCGGCCAAAAGCAAAGAACGCCATAAGCAAAAATCTGGTCAATTTG ATGCTTGAAGCTGTGGAGAGTATCAGGAAGAACAACAAGGTGCGCAGTGTCATTATCTGCAGTGTGGTTCCTGGGATCTTCTGTGCAG GTGCAGATCTGAAGGAGAGGGCCAAGATGCAGCAGAGTGAAGTGGGACCGTTTGTGTCCAAAGCCAGATCCCTCATCACAGAGCTGG GTAACCTGCCAGTACCAACGATCGCTGCGATCGATGGAGCCGCCTTAGGAGGAGGCTTGGAAATGGCGCTTGCCTGTGACATCAGAATTACCT CTGATACTGCGAAGTTGGGGCTGGTAGAGACCAAACTTGCGATTATTCCTGGAGCAG GCGGTACGCAGCGTCTCCCCCGTGCCATCGGTGTGTCCCTGGCGAAGGAGCTGATCTTCGCCGCCCGGGTGGTGGACGGAGCCGAGGCGTGTCGTCTGGGCCTCGCCAATCATTCTGTGGAGCAGAACAAGAGCGGAGACGCCGCCTACCTGAGGGCGCTGGAGCTCGCCCGTGAGATCAACCCTCAG GGTCCCATCGCAGTAAGGATGGCCAAACTGGCGATCAACCAGGGGATCGAG GTGGATTTATCTACAGGTCTAGCCATTGAAGAAGCATGCTACGCCCAG GTGATCCCCACTAAAGACCGGCTGGAGGGTCTGGCTGCTTTCAAGGAGAAGAGGCGTCCTCAGTTTAAGGGCGAGTGA